The Punica granatum isolate Tunisia-2019 chromosome 4, ASM765513v2, whole genome shotgun sequence genome has a window encoding:
- the LOC116204939 gene encoding uncharacterized protein LOC116204939 — MGRWVKPDVYPPMAAMGFVTSMCIFQLTRNAIMNPDVRINKAHRATAVLDNEEEGKKYAEHGLRKFLRTRPPEIMPAINHFFSKDE, encoded by the exons ATGGGGCGTTGGGTTAAGCCGGAC GTATATCCTCCAATGGCAGCAATGGGCTTCGTGACAAGTATGTGCATATTTCAGCTCACGAGGAATGCTATCATGAACCCCGATGTCAG GATTAACAAGGCTCACCGGGCCACGGCGGTGCTCGATAACgaggaagaagggaagaagTACGCCGAGCACGGGCTCCGCAAGTTCCTCCGCACACGTCCACCTGAGATCATGCCCGCCATCAATCACTTCTTCTCCAAAGATGAATAA
- the LOC116204637 gene encoding COBRA-like protein 4, producing the protein MKTLVVLAFISVLCSSAAAYDPLDPNGNVTIKWDIMSWTPDGYVATVTMNNFQMYRHIMSPGWTLSWSWAKKEVIWSMVGAQTTEQGDCSKFKGNVPHCCKKTPTVVDLLPGVPYNQQYTNCCKGGVVAAWGQDPSAAVSAFQVSVGQGGTSNKTVKLPKNFTLLGPGPGYTCGPAKVVPSTTFLTPDRRRKTQALMTWNVTCTYSQFLARKNPSCCVSFSSFYNETITPCPSCACGCQNKHSCVRKDSKILSITGVNTPRKDNAPLLQCTHHMCPVRVHWHVKLNYKDYWRVKIAITNFNYRMNYTLWSLVVQHPNLNNVTQVFSFDYKPLVPYESINDTGMFYGMKYYNDLMMEAGPFGNVQSEILMRKDKNTFSFKQGWAFPRKVYFNGDECMLPPPDTYPFLPNSVHRSPVSFSALLISSLVLFLVTGHFNI; encoded by the exons atgaaaactttgGTTGTTCTTGCATTCATCTCGGTGCTCTGCTCCTCTGCCG CCGCATATGATCCTTTGGATCCAAATGGGAACGTTACGATCAAATGGGACATCATGTCTTGGACCCCCGACGGCTATGTG GCGACCGTGACAATGAACAACTTCCAGATGTACCGGCACATAATGAGCCCGGGGTGGACCCTGAGCTGGTCATGGGCAAAGAAGGAGGTGATATGGTCAATGGTGGGTGCCCAGACCACAGAGCAAGGGGACTGCTCCAAGTTCAAGGGCAACGTACCCCATTGTTGCAAGAAGACACCCACGGTTGTGGACCTCCTCCCTGGGGTGCCCTACAACCAGCAGTACACCAACTGCTGCAAGGGTGGGGTTGTTGCCGCCTGGGGCCAGGACCCGTCTGCTGCTGTCTCGGCCTTCCAGGTCAGTGTCGGGCAGGGTGGCACCTCCAACAAGACAGTCAAGCTGCCCAAGAACTTCACTCTCCTCGGTCCGGGACCAGGCTACACTTGCGGACCTGCCAAGGTTGTGCCCTCCACCACTTTCCTGACCCCTGACCGCCGCCGCAAGACCCAGGCTCTCA TGACATGGAATGTGACGTGCACGTATTCACAGTTCCTAGCGAGGAAGAACCCGAGTTGCTGCGTTTCCTTCTCGTCCTTCTACAATGAGACAATCACTCCTTGCCCTTCCTGTGCCTGCGGATGCCAAAACAAGCATAGCTGTGTCAG GAAAGACTCGAAAATCCTGAGCATAACAGGGGTAAACACGCCTCGGAAGGACAACGCACCGCTGCTGCAGTGCACGCACCACATGTGCCCAGTGCGGGTGCACTGGCATGTGAAGCTCAACTACAAAGACTACTGGCGGGTTAAGATTGCCATCACGAACTTCAACTACCGAATGAACTACACACTCTGGAGCCTCGTGGTCCAGCACCCGAACCTCAACAACGTGACTCAGGTCTTCAGCTTCGATTACAAGCCCCTCGTCCCCTACGAGTCCATAA ATGACACGGGAATGTTCTACGGGATGAAATACTACAATGACCTGATGATGGAGGCAGGCCCGTTCGGGAACGTCCAATCCGAGATACTTATGAGGAAGGACAAGAACACTTTTAGCTTCAAGCAAGGGTGGGCGTTTCCCCGCAAGGTGTACTTCAACGGTGATGAGTGCATGCTCCCCCCACCAGACACTTACCCCTTCTTGCCCAACTCCGTCCATCGATCTCCAGTCTCATTCTCGGCATTACTGATCTCAAGCTTGGTTCTCTTCCTAGTGACGGGCCACTTCAACATTTGA